The Lolium perenne isolate Kyuss_39 chromosome 6, Kyuss_2.0, whole genome shotgun sequence genome segment GAATAGAAATATTTCCTGCTAAACTTCAAGACTTGCTTTCAACTGGCATAGTAGAACAGGGAGCTGCTAGCAAATCAATCTGTACATGCTGACCAGCAAAAACAGAAACAGCAGCAGGGAACGGAAATATATGGCAGAACCAGCGAAATTTCATTAGCAATGCGAAGGTACAAAGCCTACAACCATACTGCCAGTCAATACACGATAAGTTTCATCGCTCCCCAAGGTTTTTACTGGAAGAATCCCTTTGCATCGGAAGGGGAAAAGACTTACGCTAACATCACAGTTCAAATCAAATCGACAAGATGTTCAGGTCGAGAGCTAGCTAATAGAGATATTACAGAAGTTTCTGGCTGCCTAATGTAACCAACTTGAGCATCACTAGGACAGCTCAGCCACAGGTCCCAGCTTGGTGCAAGCATGGTGCACTTTCAGTCCCTATCTTCCCTCGCAACAGGTGAGCGGCTGCACAGAGGAAAACAAGCTCAGTGTGATGCTTCAATGCAGTTGTAGCAAGCATAAGGAAGCATTTTCAGCATGCTAACCTGCGGGCCCTTTCATAGGCAGGGCTAGCTGCGCGGCGTTCACGGTCATACTTGGGGCTACCCCTTGCGTCACCTTTGCCCACGAATGGGGGGCTTCCACCACGGACATAATCAGGACTATCTCTGGCACCACCCTTGCCATAGTCTGGGCTGCCCCTCTCCCTGCCCCTACCATAGTCTGGGCTGCCCCTTTCCCGCCCTCTGCCATAAGGACTTGCAGAACGACCACGATTGTCCCGCCTGTCTGGAGATCTATCACGCCCACCTCTCCTATCTGGACTGTATCCATTCCTTTTTTCATCATCATCACGGAGTGCATACTCAACAGAAATGACCCTGTCCATCACAGTGCTGCCAAAAGAAGGACGAGTTCAGTTATAGTCGAGTTTTAAATAAATGGGATAGAGCAAAAAGACTGTCAGAACAGTTCAAGTGCTCTCTATAAGCACGTGTCAACAAAAAGTGCTAGTACCTTCCATTAGTACCGTCCAGTGCTTTAGTAGCATCCTCCTGTGATTCATACTGGACAAAGGCAAAGTTCCTTCTGATTCTGATATTTGCAATCTTGCCATACTGATCAAAGTGCTTCTCCAGATCTCTTGTTCTTGTGTTGATTGGGTCAAAGTTGATCACAAACAAGGTTTTGGTTGGTTTCACACTGCTTGGAGATCTCTTCCCATTCCCTTTTCGACCACCACTGCGATCCTCCTTCACATATATAAGATGACAAGCATTAAGGAAACATTAAGGCCACTCAAAGTAATTGGTCATTATTTGTAGAGAACTGCACACCTTTGTCCACTCAACCCTAAGTCTCCTCCCTTTTCTGCCAAAGTCATATCTGTCAAGTTTATGGATAGCATCTTCAGCATCACGTTCATCTTCCATGTAGACAAACGCAAATCCTAAATGATTTAACATGAAAAATAGTGGTCAGTTATTTACAGGGAATGAAGGATGCTGCAAATCCTTAGGGTGGACAGAGAAATGTAAGTAGGATGAACAAAATCTGTGCAATGTAGCAAAACAGCAAGATCACCTGGCGAAGCTACAAAGTGATACGCCAGAACAAATAGGAACAGACCTTGTGTATGTTGCACTAAGTG includes the following:
- the LOC127308653 gene encoding serine/arginine-rich splicing factor RS41 isoform X2, which gives rise to MEDERDAEDAIHKLDRYDFGRKGRRLRVEWTKEDRSGGRKGNGKRSPSSVKPTKTLFVINFDPINTRTRDLEKHFDQYGKIANIRIRRNFAFVQYESQEDATKALDGTNGSTVMDRVISVEYALRDDDEKRNGYSPDRRGGRDRSPDRRDNRGRSASPYGRGRERGSPDYGRGRERGSPDYGKGGARDSPDYVRGGSPPFVGKGDARGSPKYDRERRAASPAYERARSRSPVAREDRD
- the LOC127308653 gene encoding serine/arginine-rich splicing factor RS41 isoform X1, which produces MRPIFCGNLDYDARQSEIERLFSKYGRVERVDMKTGFAFVYMEDERDAEDAIHKLDRYDFGRKGRRLRVEWTKEDRSGGRKGNGKRSPSSVKPTKTLFVINFDPINTRTRDLEKHFDQYGKIANIRIRRNFAFVQYESQEDATKALDGTNGSTVMDRVISVEYALRDDDEKRNGYSPDRRGGRDRSPDRRDNRGRSASPYGRGRERGSPDYGRGRERGSPDYGKGGARDSPDYVRGGSPPFVGKGDARGSPKYDRERRAASPAYERARSRSPVAREDRD